A region from the Melioribacter roseus P3M-2 genome encodes:
- a CDS encoding chondroitinase-B domain-containing protein — protein MLRKIFLIIFFVSHLSKVLAGNKYVAHSKDELKAYVNSLLPGDTLELANGQYELGYITIAGINGTAEEPIVIKSQAVGGAVLTGNSYFTLRKISHVILKGFDFRSESGTVIKLEACNHVRITRNFFRLNETKSAKWIIVGGKWDEPYATSSYNRIDHNLFENKTQPGNFITLDGTPKPTSIPSKYDRIDHNYFRNNKPRVVNEKESVRLGQSELSWDSGFTVVEYNLFEECDGDPEIVSVKTSEDTIRFNTFIRSKGTLCLRQTKNSVVYGNYFLGYNVDSTGGIRMYGYGHKIYNNYFHDLQGEKWDAAITITNGDVENTSTSYSSHMRPENIIVCFNSFINVEHPVEIGYTNNDSYKKAPRNIMFSNNLVVSNGTNPIIKIISKPEGLLLENNAFAVTDSVYVGVPFTKNEIELIDDPSLVMNDGVYQISAKSPTVNKGNNHYPFVNYDIEGQQRDTMPDIGADELSMFPKSNYLLTPDKVGPYAAEDDIETSVREYDVPSHDFELMNNYPNPFNSTTNIVFIVNKKGLYILKIYDILGREVAKLLNKELLPGKYTVQFVADKIASGKYFCKIEGPSGHKILKIVYLK, from the coding sequence ATGCTTAGAAAGATTTTTTTAATAATCTTTTTTGTAAGCCACCTAAGTAAAGTATTGGCGGGTAATAAATATGTCGCTCATTCTAAAGACGAATTAAAGGCATATGTGAATTCATTGTTGCCCGGTGATACGCTTGAGCTTGCGAACGGACAATATGAACTTGGGTATATTACTATCGCCGGCATAAATGGCACAGCCGAAGAACCGATAGTTATAAAAAGCCAGGCAGTAGGAGGAGCGGTATTAACAGGCAATTCTTATTTTACATTAAGGAAAATAAGTCATGTTATTTTAAAAGGATTTGATTTCCGTTCGGAAAGCGGGACGGTTATTAAATTAGAAGCGTGTAATCATGTTCGTATTACAAGAAATTTTTTCAGATTAAATGAAACTAAATCGGCTAAATGGATTATCGTGGGTGGTAAATGGGACGAACCGTACGCAACTTCTTCTTATAACCGAATAGATCATAATCTTTTTGAAAATAAAACACAACCGGGCAATTTTATTACCTTGGATGGAACGCCAAAACCAACAAGTATCCCCTCAAAATACGATAGAATCGATCATAACTACTTCAGAAATAATAAACCGAGGGTGGTAAACGAAAAAGAGTCTGTACGATTGGGACAAAGTGAATTAAGCTGGGATAGCGGTTTTACGGTAGTAGAATATAATTTGTTTGAAGAGTGCGACGGCGACCCTGAAATTGTTTCGGTAAAAACATCCGAAGATACTATCAGGTTTAATACTTTTATAAGGTCAAAGGGAACGTTATGCCTCAGACAAACAAAAAATTCCGTGGTATATGGCAACTACTTTTTAGGATACAATGTTGACAGTACGGGCGGTATTCGTATGTATGGATACGGGCATAAAATATATAACAATTATTTTCATGACTTACAGGGGGAAAAATGGGATGCTGCTATTACCATTACAAATGGCGATGTGGAAAACACTTCTACAAGTTATTCTTCCCACATGAGACCCGAAAATATCATAGTATGCTTTAATTCTTTTATTAATGTCGAGCATCCGGTTGAAATAGGTTACACAAACAATGATTCTTATAAAAAGGCTCCCCGGAATATTATGTTCTCTAATAATTTAGTAGTATCAAACGGAACTAATCCAATTATTAAAATCATTTCTAAACCGGAGGGCTTATTACTGGAAAATAATGCTTTCGCTGTTACCGATTCTGTTTATGTAGGAGTGCCTTTTACAAAAAATGAAATAGAATTGATAGACGACCCGTCTTTGGTGATGAATGACGGCGTATATCAAATTAGTGCAAAAAGTCCTACGGTGAATAAGGGAAATAATCATTACCCTTTTGTTAATTACGATATCGAAGGACAACAGAGAGATACTATGCCCGATATAGGAGCCGACGAGTTAAGTATGTTCCCAAAATCCAATTATCTGCTTACTCCTGATAAAGTTGGTCCATATGCCGCCGAGGATGATATAGAGACTTCCGTTAGAGAGTATGATGTACCTAGTCACGATTTTGAACTAATGAATAATTATCCAAATCCCTTCAATTCAACGACAAATATTGTATTTATAGTGAATAAAAAAGGACTATACATATTAAAGATATATGATATACTTGGGAGAGAAGTTGCAAAACTACTAAACAAGGAGCTATTGCCGGGTAAATATACAGTTCAATTTGTAGCTGATAAAATAGCAAGCGGTAAATATTTCTGTAAAATAGAAGGACCAAGCGGGCATAAAATACTAAAAATAGTTTATCTAAAATAA
- a CDS encoding MFS transporter — protein sequence MKKVKGLRWWIITLICIATIINYIDRSTLAIMWPSISEDTGMDKTDYGLILNVFMIAYAIGQSVSGKLFDKVGTRIGYVIAVGVWALSSFAHAFARNIYSFSLFRTTLGLAEAGNWPGAVKSNAEWFPVKERATAQGLFNAGASIGSVIAPPLIALLWASFGWQTTFMIVGTFGLIWLIPWLIINKTSPDKHPWLSEEERTYILDGQTQTEKNNSNARALSIKQILSHRESWSVLISRFFFEPIWWLFVGWMPIYLADVYGFNVKEIGLFAWVPYVGAAIGSISGGYFAGKLISKGKSVNRARKTAISIGAVIMFLGLITTILFADTPLKFVVIVAFVLFGFQFAIGNVQTLPSDLFSGKSVGTLAGLGGSVGVFSVIVMNFLVPIITKISYTPVFIMIAVFVPFGVLAIYFFAKEIKPLE from the coding sequence ATGAAAAAAGTAAAAGGCTTACGTTGGTGGATAATAACTCTTATTTGTATCGCTACAATTATTAATTACATAGACAGAAGCACTTTGGCAATAATGTGGCCCAGCATTTCTGAAGATACGGGAATGGATAAAACAGATTACGGCTTGATACTAAACGTGTTTATGATTGCGTATGCGATCGGGCAGTCTGTGTCAGGCAAATTATTCGATAAAGTTGGCACCAGAATCGGATATGTAATTGCCGTAGGAGTCTGGGCGTTATCTTCTTTTGCTCATGCTTTTGCGAGGAATATCTATTCATTTAGCCTTTTTAGAACAACGCTTGGATTGGCGGAAGCCGGAAACTGGCCAGGCGCAGTCAAAAGCAATGCTGAGTGGTTTCCAGTAAAAGAAAGAGCAACTGCACAGGGTTTATTTAATGCCGGCGCTTCAATCGGTTCTGTGATCGCTCCTCCTCTTATCGCTTTGTTATGGGCGAGTTTTGGCTGGCAAACAACCTTTATGATAGTTGGCACTTTCGGATTGATATGGTTGATTCCATGGCTAATTATTAATAAAACATCTCCTGATAAACATCCGTGGTTAAGCGAGGAAGAAAGGACATATATACTTGACGGACAAACTCAAACTGAAAAAAACAATAGTAACGCGAGAGCGCTAAGTATTAAACAAATTTTATCCCACAGAGAATCATGGTCGGTCTTAATATCAAGATTTTTCTTTGAACCTATCTGGTGGCTTTTTGTAGGTTGGATGCCGATATATCTTGCAGACGTATACGGATTCAACGTTAAGGAAATAGGACTCTTTGCCTGGGTGCCTTATGTCGGAGCTGCTATCGGAAGTATAAGCGGCGGATACTTCGCCGGCAAGCTTATCTCTAAGGGTAAATCTGTTAACAGAGCAAGAAAAACAGCTATCTCTATAGGAGCGGTTATTATGTTCCTCGGATTAATAACTACGATTCTTTTTGCCGACACTCCATTAAAATTTGTTGTGATAGTTGCGTTTGTCTTATTCGGTTTTCAGTTTGCAATAGGCAATGTTCAAACTCTGCCAAGCGATCTCTTCAGTGGAAAATCGGTTGGCACTTTGGCGGGGCTAGGCGGCAGCGTGGGGGTTTTTTCTGTAATTGTTATGAATTTTCTTGTCCCTATTATTACTAAAATCTCATATACACCAGTATTTATTATGATAGCAGTATTTGTACCATTCGGTGTATTGGCAATTTATTTCTTTGCAAAAGAAATTAAACCGTTAGAATGA
- a CDS encoding sugar kinase: MSKKVVTFGEIMLRLSTPGYTRFVQAQNFDVTFGGGEANVAVSLSNYGFESYFVTKLPKHEIGQSAVNHLRRFGVKDDYIVRGGDRIGIYFLETGASQRASKVIYDRANSAVALMKKGEVDWKKVFENAAWFHWTGITPALGKNAQEILNEACETAKSMGVTVSCDLNFRAKMWTTEEAQAVMKPLMKYVDVCIANEEDAEKSLGLKADKTNVEAGKLDEEGYFNVAKKLKETYGFQAVSITLRESYSASRNGWSALLLDDKDCKEPYRSRRYDIDIVDRVGGGDSFASGLIYGLLTKENSKEALEFAVAASCLKHTIPGDFNLVSVDEVEKLIKSGGSGRVER, from the coding sequence ATGAGCAAGAAAGTAGTAACCTTCGGCGAGATAATGCTTCGTCTTTCTACGCCGGGATACACTCGTTTTGTCCAGGCGCAGAATTTCGACGTAACATTCGGCGGCGGCGAAGCAAACGTAGCTGTATCGTTGTCGAATTACGGATTCGAGTCGTATTTCGTTACAAAATTGCCGAAACACGAAATCGGTCAAAGCGCGGTAAATCATCTGCGCCGTTTCGGGGTTAAAGACGACTACATAGTACGAGGCGGCGATCGTATCGGCATTTATTTTCTGGAAACGGGCGCCAGTCAGAGAGCTTCGAAAGTAATTTACGACAGGGCAAATTCGGCGGTCGCTCTGATGAAAAAGGGGGAAGTCGACTGGAAAAAAGTATTCGAAAACGCCGCCTGGTTTCACTGGACGGGAATAACCCCGGCTCTCGGTAAAAACGCGCAGGAAATTCTCAACGAAGCGTGCGAAACAGCCAAATCGATGGGAGTTACGGTAAGCTGCGATCTCAATTTCCGGGCTAAAATGTGGACTACCGAAGAAGCTCAGGCTGTAATGAAACCGTTGATGAAATATGTAGACGTATGTATTGCAAACGAGGAAGACGCCGAAAAAAGTCTGGGACTTAAAGCCGATAAGACAAACGTAGAAGCGGGCAAACTCGACGAAGAAGGATATTTTAACGTGGCAAAGAAACTGAAAGAGACATACGGTTTCCAAGCCGTTTCAATTACTCTCAGGGAAAGCTATTCGGCGTCGCGAAACGGCTGGAGCGCATTGTTGCTTGACGACAAAGACTGCAAAGAACCGTACCGCTCGAGAAGATACGACATCGATATTGTCGACCGTGTGGGCGGCGGAGATTCGTTTGCAAGCGGTTTGATTTACGGTCTGCTTACAAAAGAAAACTCAAAGGAGGCTCTTGAATTTGCAGTCGCTGCCTCTTGTTTGAAACATACGATTCCGGGCGATTTTAATCTTGTAAGCGTCGACGAAGTGGAAAAATTAATTAAGAGCGGCGGCTCGGGCAGAGTGGAAAGATAA